The stretch of DNA GCGGCCCCAAACAGGTAGCGCAGTACTGGCACAACTGCCACGTCCGCAGCCTTGACGGCAAGCTCACCAGTATCTAACTTAGCCGTCATGCTGCCTTCCGCCTTAACCCGTCTCTTCTCCGCTCCTGCCCTGCCTGCGGGCTTACAACCGCTGCTTGTCACGGAGCTATTCTTGCCCACCGGCCGGCTTATCGCCTGCGACCCAGTGGCATTTTCCCAACCGCAGCCCTTCCGCCAGACCTGCCCGCCCGGCTATTACCCGGTGTACGTGCACGTGATGCCCGAGGAAGACCGTATCGCCTACGCCGAAATGCGGCTGCGCGAAGCCCCGGTAAGCCGCTGGGAACTGGCCGTAACAGCCCAGCAAGACCCCGCCTCCCTGGGCTCTGATGAACTATTCGGCTACCCCGTATCGGCGGGCTTGGGCTGCTTCATGGACTACGCCACCCTGGCCCAGATAGATCAGCACGACGCCGACCTGCAGGCGGAGCTAGGCGACGAGTACATCAGCTACTACGATGACTACGTCGATGGTTTGCTTTACTCAGCGGATGGTAGCCACCAGCACTACGTGTTGCAGCCCTACCCCGACAAAGAAAACAATGTGGCCGTGTTTCAGTCGGGCTACGGCGACGGAGTGTATGCCACTTACGTCGGCCTCGACGATCAGAACCAGCCGGTGAAGTTCGTCACCGAGTTTATCGACGCCGATAACGCGTAATCTGGTGCCGCGCTGGTTACCTTGCTCATGCGCGCCAAGCTTCAAGGGGTTAGGTTGTACAACGCGTACCACGGCGCTACTGTAGCTGCGGGTTAGGCAGCTCTAACAAAGGGTTACCACAGCCCCATCTAGTTGTTGTCAGCATTCCCGATGTGCTCAAATTCGCTGTAGCCGGTGCTCGTGGTAATATTCAGGATCAAATTTTCGGCTAGTGACGTGTTGGCGCAACAGCTCTTTGACAATACCAGAGGCTCCGCGCTTGATCTGCTGTCGGATACACTAAGCCAGGAGTTGTTGAGGCCAAGCGTTTCGCTCAGATTAGGGGCCTTGCGTTTCTTTCTGCACAATGCCCTGAACTAGCTAGTGAGTAGGTGTTGGCGCATCCGCTCAGGCCCTATGCTGTAAACTATCAGTGGGTAGCTTCAGGGGCCTGAACTGTGTGCACACTGCGTAGGCCACCTTCTTAGCGGAGTAGTACTCCCCCGGAATTCAAAGGCTTAGTCACCTGCAACTTGTTGTCTGCTGGCAACTTACTTACAAGGGTGAGCTACTGCTTCCACTTTTGGGCAATACTGATAGCCGTTTCCAGCATGTGCGGTTCCCACTCTTCAATTTTCCAGTCGGTGTGAGCTAGGGCTGAGGTCTGCAGTAGCTGCCGGGCTTCCGCATAAGAAGGCGCTGTTTCCAGGATATGAGAAAGCTGCTGCTGTTGCGTGTGCAGCTGCGCATCTTCTGCCACTGGGCCAGCCGAATAAGGCTGCTGTGGCAAAAACAACTGGCTGGCTTGGCGGTGAGTAGTGCTACGGTAATGGTTAATCAGCTGCTGCATTCGGCGGAAATCGGCGCGGAATTGAGCTTGGCTGGATTCCGTTTTTAGGCCAGTACCCAACTGCTCCAGCACCACGAATTTCAGGTTGGGACAGCGCGGCAGAGTTTGTTCCAGCAGTTGAAACACCTCCTCCGGCACCGCCTCGTCGTGGGTGTCGCGCCGGATCTGGCGGCCCGGCACCTGACCCGAGGCTTCCCAGCTGCCGCCCGAAATGTGAATTTCGCGCACCCGCTCTAGCGGGTACAGGGCAAGTAACGCCTCATACGATACGGAGAAGTTATGGAGCTGACAGAACAGGTTGTGCAGA from Hymenobacter taeanensis encodes:
- a CDS encoding multinuclear nonheme iron-dependent oxidase, encoding MSTPTQLAKADAPGIFSSIACNLDANILTAAFPLLEDERVEALEWSFDTLFWAEQVPEWFTALLQAYAAQNRLVGHGVYFSLLSGRWTAEQQQWLQHLKALAGQFAFDHITEHFGFFTGQNFHSGAPLPIPYTSTTLRLGQDRLHRMQEACRCPVGLENLAFAYSLDEVKRHGEFLEKLVEPVNGFLILDLHNLFCQLHNFSVSYEALLALYPLERVREIHISGGSWEASGQVPGRQIRRDTHDEAVPEEVFQLLEQTLPRCPNLKFVVLEQLGTGLKTESSQAQFRADFRRMQQLINHYRSTTHRQASQLFLPQQPYSAGPVAEDAQLHTQQQQLSHILETAPSYAEARQLLQTSALAHTDWKIEEWEPHMLETAISIAQKWKQ
- a CDS encoding DUF4241 domain-containing protein, coding for MLPSALTRLFSAPALPAGLQPLLVTELFLPTGRLIACDPVAFSQPQPFRQTCPPGYYPVYVHVMPEEDRIAYAEMRLREAPVSRWELAVTAQQDPASLGSDELFGYPVSAGLGCFMDYATLAQIDQHDADLQAELGDEYISYYDDYVDGLLYSADGSHQHYVLQPYPDKENNVAVFQSGYGDGVYATYVGLDDQNQPVKFVTEFIDADNA